The nucleotide window AATTCAGAAAACTATCACAACAATAACCTATTAACCCTACCATTACCTACCTCTGAGGCGGAGCAAAAAACCAATCGTTTAGTCCGCACCATCCTAACAGCAGCAGACGATCGCAAAGCAGCAGATATAGTCGCCTTGGATGTGTCAGAGGTGTCTTATCTAACCGATTACTTTATCATCGTGACCGGATTTTCCAGAACACAAGTTAAAGCTATCTCCGACGCGATCGAAGAAAAAGTCGCCAAGGAGTGTCACAAAGATCCCTCCCGAACCGAAGGGAAAAGCGAGGGGAGTTGGATACTTCAAGATTATGGAGATGCGATCGTTCATATCTTTTTACCCGAAGAACGAGAATTTTATAACTTAGAAGCATTCTGGAGTCACGCCAAACGGTTTGACCTATCTCAAATAGACTTATTGTCAGAGTAAGACTATGAAAGGATCTTATCGGGAAATTTGTCCAGTTCCCTTTGAACAACAACCCCTCAACGAATACGAACAATTAAAAGAATCTTGGTTTTTTCGTTGGGCAACTTTAGAACCCGTAATTTACCGCAAAAAATTAGCCTGGGTATGGATATGGAGTTGGATTTTAGTCGGGCCGATCGCGGCCTATAGTTT belongs to Gloeothece citriformis PCC 7424 and includes:
- the rsfS gene encoding ribosome silencing factor — encoded protein: MTNSENYHNNNLLTLPLPTSEAEQKTNRLVRTILTAADDRKAADIVALDVSEVSYLTDYFIIVTGFSRTQVKAISDAIEEKVAKECHKDPSRTEGKSEGSWILQDYGDAIVHIFLPEEREFYNLEAFWSHAKRFDLSQIDLLSE